One segment of Ziziphus jujuba cultivar Dongzao chromosome 12, ASM3175591v1 DNA contains the following:
- the LOC107429403 gene encoding protein DETOXIFICATION 12-like, with translation MEDAEKIITTMEERLLLSKEIEEEEKRGKLLCWESFFEEVKKVGTIAGPLVAVVLSQYLLQVISTMMVGHLGKLSLSSTSIAISLAAVTGFSVLQGMASALETLCGQAYGAEEYQKLGLQTYTAIFSLFLVCFPVSLLWIFMGKLLILIGQDPLISQEAGKFIIWLIPALFAYSVLQPLVRYFQTQSLIKPMVISSCATLFFHIPLCWVLVFKSGFGSHGGALAIGISNWLNVSLLGLYMKFSSSCEKTRIPISKELLHFQAIKEFLQLAIPSALMLCLEWWSYELIILMSGLLPNPELETSVLSVCLNTIATLYTIPFGFAAAASTRVSNELGSGNPKGAQTATRAAIFLAVAETSIVSTILLLARRIFGYTFSNEKEVVDYVTTMAPLVCVSVILDSLQGVLSGVARGCGWQEIGAYINLGSFYLCGIPVAAILGFWVKLRGKGLWIGIQLGAFSQTVLLYLVTYFTDWEKQAIKATER, from the exons ATGGAAGACGcagagaaaataataacaaccaTGGAAGAGAGATTGCTACTGAGCAAAGAGatcgaggaagaagaaaaaagaggaaagtTACTGTGTTGGGAAAGTTTCTTTGAAGAAGTGAAGAAGGTTGGAACTATAGCAGGGCCTTTGGTGGCAGTGGTATTATCACAGTATCTGTTGCAGGTTATTTCAACGATGATGGTTGGTCATCTTggaaagctctctctctctagcaCTTCCATTGCTATATCTCTTGCCGCTGTTACTGGTTTCAGTGTTCTT CAAGGAATGGCTAGTGCGTTGGAAACACTATGTGGACAAGCTTATGGAGCAGAGGAATATCAGAAACTTGGACTTCAAACCTATACTGCtatattttcattattcttGGTCTGTTTTCCCGTATCTTTGTTATGGATTTTCATGGGAAAATTGCTGATTTTGATAGGCCAAGACCCTCTAATTTCTCAAGAAGCTGGAAAATTCATAATCTGGCTTATTCCAGCCCTATTTGCTTATTCAGTTCTTCAACCATTGGTTAGATATTTTCAGACACAGAGTTTGATAAAACCTATGGTCATAAGCTCCTGTGCAACACTCTTTTTCCATATTCCTCTTTGTTGGGTTTTGGTTTTCAAGTCTGGATTTGGTAGCCATGGAGGTGCATTGGCAATTGGTATTTCAAATTGGTTGAATGTGAGTTTGCTTGGATTGTACATGAAGTTTTCTTCTTCCTGTGAAAAAACAAGGATTCCAATTTCTAAAGAATTGTTGCATTTCCAAGCCATTAAGGAGTTTCTACAACTTGCCATTCCTTCTGCATTAATGTTATG CCTTGAATGGTGGTCATATGAGCTGATTATTCTAATGTCTGGCCTTTTACCAAATCCGGAGCTTGAAACCTCTGTTCTGTCTGTATG TCTCAATACCATTGCAACACTCTACACAATTCCATTTGGGTTTGCTGCTGCAGCAAG CACAAGAGTTTCGAACGAATTAGGATCTGGGAACCCCAAAGGTGCTCAAACCGCTACCCGTGCGGCAATATTTCTTGCAGTGGCAGAAACAAGTATAGTGAGCACAATTTTGCTTCTCGCACGGCGAATTTTCGGTTACACATTTAGCAATGAGAAAGAAGTTGTAGATTATGTGACAACAATGGCTCCTCTGGTTTGTGTGTCTGTAATTTTGGACAGCTTACAAGGAGTCCTTTCAG GTGTGGCTAGAGGATGTGGATGGCAGGAAATAGGGGCTTATATTAATCTAGGGTCATTTTATCTTTGTGGAATTCCAGTTGCTGCCATTTTGGGTTTCTGGGTTAAGCTTAGAGGAAAAGGCCTTTGGATTGGAATACAACTTGGTGCTTTTTCGCAAACGGTTCTCCTCTATCTTGTAACCTACTTCACCGATTGGGAAAAACAG GCAATTAAGGCAACAGAGAGATAG